In a single window of the Nicotiana tomentosiformis chromosome 10, ASM39032v3, whole genome shotgun sequence genome:
- the LOC104103872 gene encoding probable mitochondrial-processing peptidase subunit beta, mitochondrial isoform X1 yields the protein MATRHLLNLTRRSRINRFSLPPPCLTLSSRSTTSVTTSPPSSPPSPPPPDFMIYDRLAEQVKSKIKRLEEPNPKFLQYNSPHPTAADHTSILSSPETKITTLPNGLRVATESNLSSSTATVGVWIDAGSRFETEENNGVAHFLEHMIFKGTEKRPIRALEEEIENMGGHLNAYTSREQTTYFAKVLGSDVPKAIDILGDILQNSLLEEDKIVRERSVILREMEEVEKQPEEVIFDQLHTTAFQYTPLGRTILGPAQNIEKMTRAHIQDYISTHYGAHRMVISAAGAVKHEDVVELVKKHFTKLSSNPITTSQLVADEPAIFTGSEIRIIDDDLPLAQFAVAFSGASWTDPDSIALMVMQQMLGSWNKTSGGGKHMGSELVQRVAINEIAESVMAFNTNYKDTGLFGVYAEAKPDCLSDLAYVIMQGICKLCYRVSEADVVRARNQLKSSLMLHIDGSGPTAEDIGRQLITYGRRIPYAELFSRIDRVDADTVKRVANRFIFDRDIAISARGPIQDLPDYNWFRRRTYWLRY from the exons ATGGCCACGCGCCACCTTCTCAACCTCACGCGCCGCTCTCGAATCAATCGTTTTTCCCTTCCACCACCATGTCTAACACTCTCTTCCCGATCCACCACCTCCGTAACCACCTCACCACCCTCCTCCCCACCTTCCCCACCTCCCCCAGACTTCATGATCTACGATCGCTTAGCTGAACAAGTCAAATCAAAGATCAAACGCCTCGAAGAACCTAACCCTAAGTTCCTCCAGTACAATTCCCCGCATCCTACCGCAGCGGATCACACCTCAATTCTCTCATCACCGGAGACTAAAATCACCACTCTCCCTAACGGCCTACGTGTCGCTACTGAATCGAACCTGTCATCCTCAACGGCTACTGTCGGAGTTTGGATCGACGCCGGATCTCGATTCGAAACGGAGGAGAATAACGGCGTCGCGCATTTCCTTGAGCATATGATTTTTAAGGGAACGGAGAAACGGCCAATTAGGGCATTGGAAGAGGAAATTGAGAATATGGGAGGGCATTTGAATGCGTATACTTCTAGGGAACAGACGACGTATTTCGCTAAGGTTTTGGGATCTGATGTGCCAAAGGCGATTGATATACTTGGGGATATTTTACAGAATTCGCTTTTGGAGGAAGATAAGATTGTTCGGGAGCGTAGTGTGATTCTTCGGGAAATGGAAGAG GTGGAAAAACAACCCGAGGAAGTCATCTTTGACCAGTTACATACTACTGCATTCCAGTACACTCCATTGGGTAGAACTATTCTTGGACCTGCCCAGAACATTGAGAAAATGACAAGAGCTCATATTCAAGATTACATTTCAACCCACTATGGTGCTCATAGAATG GTAATTTCTGCTGCTGGAGCTGTGAAGCATGAAGATGTCGTTGAGCTAGTGAAGAAACATTTTACAAAACTATCATCTAATCCTATTACCACTTCCCAATTGGTGGCAGATGAGCCAGCAATATTTACAGGCTCAGAG ATACGTATCATTGACGATGATCTGCCTCTTGCTCAATTCGCTGTTGCATTTAGTGGAGCATCATGGACAGACCCTGATTCCATAGCTTTGATGGTCATGCAACAAATGCTGGGATCATGGAACAAAACTTCAGGAGGCGGGAAGCACATGGG TTCAGAGCTTGTCCAAAGGGTGGCCATTAATGAAATAGCTGAGAGTGTGATGGCATTTAACACCAACTATAAAGACACAGGGCTGTTTGGTGTCTATGCTGAAGCCAAG CCGGATTGCTTGAGTGACTTAGCTTATGTCATCATGCAAGGGATATGCAAGTTATGTTACAGAGTGTCAGAAGCTGATGTCGTTCGCGCACGTAATCAG CTCAAATCTTCTTTGATGCTCCACATTGATGGATCGGGCCCTACTGCTGAAGACATTGGACGGCAG TTAATCACGTATGGCCGCAGAATTCCATATGCTGAGTTATTTTCCAGAATTGACAGGGTCGATGCTGACACTGTCAAGCGAGTTGCAAATCGCTTTATTTTCGACAGG GACATTGCAATATCAGCAAGGGGACCAATTCAGGATTTGCCTGATTATAACTGGTTCAGACGCAGGACATACTGGTTGCGCTACTAG
- the LOC104103872 gene encoding probable mitochondrial-processing peptidase subunit beta, mitochondrial isoform X2 has product MATRHLLNLTRRSRINRFSLPPPCLTLSSRSTTSVTTSPPSSPPSPPPPDFMIYDRLAEQVKSKIKRLEEPNPKFLQYNSPHPTAADHTSILSSPETKITTLPNGLRVATESNLSSSTATVGVWIDAGSRFETEENNGVAHFLEHMIFKGTEKRPIRALEEEIENMGGHLNAYTSREQTTYFAKVLGSDVPKAIDILGDILQNSLLEEDKIVRERSVILREMEEVEKQPEEVIFDQLHTTAFQYTPLGRTILGPAQNIEKMTRAHIQDYISTHYGAHRMVISAAGAVKHEDVVELVKKHFTKLSSNPITTSQLVADEPAIFTGSEIRIIDDDLPLAQFAVAFSGASWTDPDSIALMVMQQMLGSWNKTSGGGKHMGSELVQRVAINEIAESVMAFNTNYKDTGLFGVYAEAKPDCLSDLAYVIMQGICKLCYRVSEADVVRARNQLKSSLMLHIDGSGPTAEDIGRQLITYGRRIPYAELFSRIDRVDADTVKRVANRFIFDRSLRKVPVVECYIWFNSCKMRL; this is encoded by the exons ATGGCCACGCGCCACCTTCTCAACCTCACGCGCCGCTCTCGAATCAATCGTTTTTCCCTTCCACCACCATGTCTAACACTCTCTTCCCGATCCACCACCTCCGTAACCACCTCACCACCCTCCTCCCCACCTTCCCCACCTCCCCCAGACTTCATGATCTACGATCGCTTAGCTGAACAAGTCAAATCAAAGATCAAACGCCTCGAAGAACCTAACCCTAAGTTCCTCCAGTACAATTCCCCGCATCCTACCGCAGCGGATCACACCTCAATTCTCTCATCACCGGAGACTAAAATCACCACTCTCCCTAACGGCCTACGTGTCGCTACTGAATCGAACCTGTCATCCTCAACGGCTACTGTCGGAGTTTGGATCGACGCCGGATCTCGATTCGAAACGGAGGAGAATAACGGCGTCGCGCATTTCCTTGAGCATATGATTTTTAAGGGAACGGAGAAACGGCCAATTAGGGCATTGGAAGAGGAAATTGAGAATATGGGAGGGCATTTGAATGCGTATACTTCTAGGGAACAGACGACGTATTTCGCTAAGGTTTTGGGATCTGATGTGCCAAAGGCGATTGATATACTTGGGGATATTTTACAGAATTCGCTTTTGGAGGAAGATAAGATTGTTCGGGAGCGTAGTGTGATTCTTCGGGAAATGGAAGAG GTGGAAAAACAACCCGAGGAAGTCATCTTTGACCAGTTACATACTACTGCATTCCAGTACACTCCATTGGGTAGAACTATTCTTGGACCTGCCCAGAACATTGAGAAAATGACAAGAGCTCATATTCAAGATTACATTTCAACCCACTATGGTGCTCATAGAATG GTAATTTCTGCTGCTGGAGCTGTGAAGCATGAAGATGTCGTTGAGCTAGTGAAGAAACATTTTACAAAACTATCATCTAATCCTATTACCACTTCCCAATTGGTGGCAGATGAGCCAGCAATATTTACAGGCTCAGAG ATACGTATCATTGACGATGATCTGCCTCTTGCTCAATTCGCTGTTGCATTTAGTGGAGCATCATGGACAGACCCTGATTCCATAGCTTTGATGGTCATGCAACAAATGCTGGGATCATGGAACAAAACTTCAGGAGGCGGGAAGCACATGGG TTCAGAGCTTGTCCAAAGGGTGGCCATTAATGAAATAGCTGAGAGTGTGATGGCATTTAACACCAACTATAAAGACACAGGGCTGTTTGGTGTCTATGCTGAAGCCAAG CCGGATTGCTTGAGTGACTTAGCTTATGTCATCATGCAAGGGATATGCAAGTTATGTTACAGAGTGTCAGAAGCTGATGTCGTTCGCGCACGTAATCAG CTCAAATCTTCTTTGATGCTCCACATTGATGGATCGGGCCCTACTGCTGAAGACATTGGACGGCAG TTAATCACGTATGGCCGCAGAATTCCATATGCTGAGTTATTTTCCAGAATTGACAGGGTCGATGCTGACACTGTCAAGCGAGTTGCAAATCGCTTTATTTTCGACAGG AGCTTGAGGAAGGTCCCAGTGGTAGAGTGTTATATATGGTTCAACTCCTGCAAAATGAGACTATAA